The following proteins are encoded in a genomic region of Synechococcus sp. ROS8604:
- the cbiD gene encoding cobalt-precorrin-5B (C(1))-methyltransferase CbiD, whose amino-acid sequence MTQSLTDLPSGLTLPVWVAAAARAATQVLCGQTFENPQSLQIPGRDQALGVPVQSAAPLQEGEQALAISRCDPGPGLDLTRDLEIWVQARWGQSQTGCLETDWLEIVPGEGIGRKGREGDLCASDFARRLLEANLRDLVSPGQCLQLEVVFPRGRELAQRTSNAAFGVVDGLALIGTQAEVQSSASPDQLRASLDALQLIAGASDFRGSLTLVIGENGLDLAHQLGLADQQPLLKTGNWIGPLLVASAEAGVSNLLLLGYHGKLVKLAGGIFHTHHHLADGRLEVLAAIALQQGLGVDLIKELLGCASMESALQQLEKRDCAEADRVWQAIAQAVEVRSEAYLKRYGAWPMRVGAALFDRQRQLRWTGLTGHSLLARCGLGIHLQGGEAGFDPSLR is encoded by the coding sequence ATCACGCAATCCCTCACAGATCTCCCCTCAGGGCTGACTCTCCCCGTCTGGGTTGCCGCTGCAGCTCGCGCGGCGACGCAGGTGTTGTGTGGGCAGACGTTTGAAAATCCACAATCGCTGCAGATTCCAGGTCGCGATCAGGCTCTTGGCGTGCCCGTGCAATCGGCAGCACCCTTGCAAGAGGGTGAGCAAGCGTTGGCGATCAGCCGCTGCGACCCAGGTCCAGGTCTTGATCTCACGCGAGATTTAGAAATTTGGGTTCAGGCGCGTTGGGGTCAATCGCAAACAGGTTGCTTAGAGACAGATTGGTTAGAGATCGTGCCTGGGGAGGGGATTGGCCGAAAGGGGCGTGAAGGTGATCTTTGCGCTTCTGACTTTGCCCGCCGTTTGTTGGAGGCAAATCTGCGAGACCTGGTGTCTCCTGGTCAATGTCTGCAGTTGGAAGTTGTGTTTCCGCGTGGCCGCGAGTTGGCCCAGCGCACCAGTAATGCAGCGTTTGGCGTGGTGGATGGTTTGGCTTTGATTGGCACGCAAGCGGAGGTGCAGTCGAGTGCCTCGCCCGATCAGCTGCGCGCCAGCCTTGATGCTCTTCAGTTGATCGCGGGAGCTTCCGATTTCCGCGGATCGCTCACTTTGGTGATTGGGGAAAATGGGCTTGATCTCGCCCATCAGCTGGGTCTTGCCGATCAACAGCCTTTGCTGAAGACAGGGAACTGGATTGGGCCATTGCTTGTGGCGAGTGCGGAAGCGGGGGTGAGCAACCTGCTGTTGCTCGGATACCACGGAAAGTTGGTCAAATTGGCTGGTGGGATTTTTCACACCCACCACCATTTGGCGGATGGTCGTTTAGAGGTTCTTGCGGCAATTGCCCTGCAGCAGGGGCTCGGTGTGGATCTGATCAAAGAGCTGCTGGGTTGTGCGTCGATGGAATCGGCGCTTCAACAGCTGGAGAAGCGCGATTGCGCCGAGGCGGATCGGGTTTGGCAAGCGATTGCACAGGCGGTTGAAGTGAGAAGCGAGGCCTACCTAAAGCGTTATGGCGCCTGGCCTATGCGGGTCGGTGCGGCGCTCTTTGATCGCCAACGCCAGTTGCGTTGGACTGGCTTGACAGGGCACTCCCTTCTGGCGCGTTGCGGACTGGGCATTCATCTGCAAGGGGGAGAGGCCGGTTTTGATCCTTCTCTACGCTGA
- the guaA gene encoding glutamine-hydrolyzing GMP synthase yields the protein MSSVQSEGQRKPAIVILDFGSQYSELIARRVRETEVFSVVLGYSTSAEELRALSPRGIILSGGPSSVYADEAPLCDPAIWDLGIPVLGVCYGMQLMVQQLGGQVVAATGKAEYGKAPLVVNDPTELLTNVESGSTMWMSHGDSVEALPDGFVRLAQTANTPEAAIANHSRRLYGVQFHPEVVHSTGGMVMIRNFVYHICGCDTDWTTEAFIDEAVANVREQVGKKRVLLALSGGVDSSTLAFLLKKAIGDQLTCMFIDQGFMRKGEPEFLMEFFDRKFNIHVEYINARDRFIKKLDGITDPEEKRKIIGTEFIRVFEEESKRLGPFDYLAQGTLYPDVIESAGTNVDPKTGERVAVKIKSHHNVGGLPKDLRFKLVEPLRKLFKDEVRKVGRTLGLPEEIVSRHPFPGPGLAIRILGEVTEEKLDCLRDADLIVREEVNAAGLYHEIWQAFAVLLPVRSVGVMGDKRTYAWPIVLRCVSSEDGMTADWSRLPYDLMETISNRIVNEVKGVNRVVMDITSKPPGTIEWE from the coding sequence ATGTCATCAGTCCAGAGCGAAGGTCAGCGCAAACCGGCCATCGTCATTCTTGATTTCGGTTCTCAGTACTCGGAACTGATTGCACGCCGCGTTCGTGAGACGGAGGTCTTCTCCGTGGTGTTGGGCTACAGCACCAGCGCTGAAGAATTACGGGCATTGTCTCCTCGTGGAATCATCCTCAGCGGAGGCCCAAGTTCGGTTTATGCCGATGAAGCTCCCCTCTGTGATCCAGCGATTTGGGATCTGGGCATCCCGGTGCTGGGGGTCTGCTATGGCATGCAGTTGATGGTTCAGCAGCTCGGTGGTCAGGTGGTGGCGGCCACGGGTAAGGCCGAATACGGCAAGGCTCCGCTCGTGGTGAATGACCCAACGGAACTTCTCACGAATGTGGAGAGTGGCTCCACGATGTGGATGAGTCACGGTGATTCCGTAGAGGCCTTGCCCGACGGCTTTGTGCGTTTAGCGCAAACAGCGAATACGCCTGAAGCCGCGATTGCGAACCACAGTCGACGTTTATACGGCGTTCAATTTCACCCTGAAGTGGTTCATTCCACCGGTGGAATGGTGATGATTCGCAATTTTGTATATCACATCTGCGGCTGCGACACGGATTGGACCACGGAGGCTTTCATCGATGAAGCGGTTGCCAATGTGCGTGAACAGGTCGGCAAAAAGCGCGTGCTGCTTGCCTTGTCAGGCGGTGTGGATTCTTCAACCCTTGCTTTTTTATTGAAGAAAGCGATTGGAGATCAACTCACCTGCATGTTCATCGATCAAGGCTTTATGCGCAAAGGCGAGCCTGAGTTCTTGATGGAGTTCTTTGATCGCAAATTCAATATTCATGTGGAGTACATCAATGCTCGCGATCGGTTTATCAAGAAGCTTGATGGCATCACAGACCCAGAGGAGAAGCGCAAAATCATCGGCACGGAATTCATCCGTGTGTTTGAAGAGGAGAGCAAGCGCCTTGGCCCCTTCGATTACCTCGCCCAGGGCACGCTGTATCCGGATGTGATTGAGAGTGCTGGCACCAACGTGGATCCCAAAACCGGCGAGCGTGTGGCGGTGAAGATCAAGAGCCATCACAACGTGGGAGGGCTTCCGAAGGATTTGCGCTTCAAGTTGGTGGAGCCCCTACGCAAACTCTTCAAAGATGAAGTTCGCAAGGTGGGTCGCACACTCGGTTTGCCCGAGGAGATCGTCAGTCGTCATCCTTTCCCTGGTCCTGGACTGGCGATTCGCATCTTGGGCGAAGTGACAGAGGAAAAGCTTGATTGTTTGCGTGATGCCGATCTGATTGTGCGCGAGGAGGTGAATGCGGCGGGGCTGTATCACGAGATTTGGCAAGCATTTGCGGTGCTTCTTCCCGTGCGCTCCGTAGGTGTGATGGGCGATAAGCGCACCTATGCCTGGCCAATCGTGCTGCGCTGTGTGTCGAGTGAGGACGGCATGACCGCTGATTGGTCGAGGCTTCCCTATGACCTGATGGAAACGATTTCCAATCGGATCGTGAATGAGGTGAAAGGAGTGAATCGTGTGGTGATGGACATCACCAGCAAGCCGCCAGGAACAATTGAGTGGGAATGA
- a CDS encoding alanine--glyoxylate aminotransferase family protein, producing the protein MQDKLTLMIPGPTPVPETVLKAMGRHPIGHRSGEFQAVVERTTAQLRWLHQTNNDVLVITGSGTAAMEAGIINTLSRGDRVICGDNGKFGERWVKVARAYGLEVDVIKADWGQPLDPDNFRTALEADSDKTIRAVILTHSETSTGVINDLETISRHVQAHGTALTIADCVTSLGATNVPMDDWKLDVVASGSQKGYMMPPGLSFVAMSERAWTAYERSDLPKFYLDLGPYRKTAAKNSNPFTPAVNLYFALDAALQMMQAEGLEAIFARHARHRDAAQAAMKAIGLALFAAEGHGSPAITAVAPEGMDAELLRKTIKDRFDILLAGGQDHLKGKVFRIGHLGFVCDRDVLTAVAAIEAVLHSLGLHKGQMGAGLNSASAVLSNN; encoded by the coding sequence GTGCAGGACAAGCTCACCCTGATGATCCCCGGACCCACCCCGGTGCCAGAAACGGTTCTGAAAGCGATGGGACGCCATCCCATCGGGCACCGCAGCGGTGAGTTTCAAGCGGTGGTCGAACGAACAACGGCTCAACTGCGTTGGCTGCATCAGACCAACAACGACGTGCTGGTGATTACTGGTAGCGGCACAGCGGCGATGGAAGCTGGAATCATCAACACACTCAGCCGCGGAGATCGGGTGATCTGTGGCGACAACGGCAAGTTCGGCGAGCGCTGGGTGAAGGTGGCGCGTGCCTACGGCCTTGAGGTGGACGTCATCAAGGCGGACTGGGGACAACCCCTCGACCCAGACAACTTCCGGACCGCGTTGGAAGCCGACAGCGACAAAACAATCCGCGCGGTGATCCTGACCCATTCAGAAACCTCCACAGGGGTAATCAACGATCTTGAAACGATCAGCCGCCATGTCCAAGCCCATGGCACAGCGCTGACCATCGCTGACTGCGTCACCAGCCTCGGCGCAACCAACGTGCCCATGGATGACTGGAAGCTCGATGTGGTCGCGTCTGGATCCCAAAAGGGCTACATGATGCCTCCAGGGCTCAGCTTCGTCGCCATGAGTGAGCGGGCTTGGACGGCCTACGAGCGCTCGGATCTGCCCAAGTTCTATTTGGATTTGGGTCCCTATCGAAAAACGGCCGCTAAAAACAGCAATCCATTCACGCCGGCCGTGAATTTGTACTTCGCTCTTGATGCTGCCCTGCAGATGATGCAAGCAGAAGGTCTTGAAGCAATTTTTGCCCGCCATGCGCGTCACCGCGATGCAGCACAAGCGGCCATGAAAGCGATCGGCTTGGCTCTGTTTGCAGCCGAAGGCCATGGAAGTCCGGCCATTACGGCAGTCGCCCCTGAAGGAATGGATGCGGAATTGCTGCGTAAAACCATCAAAGATCGCTTCGACATCCTGTTAGCTGGCGGTCAAGACCACCTCAAAGGAAAAGTTTTCCGCATTGGCCATCTCGGATTTGTCTGCGATCGAGATGTCTTGACGGCCGTCGCTGCCATTGAAGCCGTGTTGCATTCCCTCGGCTTGCATAAGGGCCAGATGGGTGCTGGACTTAATTCCGCATCTGCCGTTTTAAGCAATAATTAG